The Leptospira sp. WS60.C2 genome includes the window TAAAATTTGCCAATATAAATAGAAACAACCAAGTAAGATCGTGAGAACAATGACAAAAATCTTCTTAAAGTCATTCCAATACTCCGCTCTTTCCGAATATTTATAGGAAGAAACATAAAATTTGTCATGGGACAAACCAGGACTGAGTGGATATTTAGCGTAAACACGGACAGCCAAAACATTCGGTTCATCAATTTTTAATAAATGATAAGGGATTTTATAAAATCGAATTTTATCACTATAGAGAGATTTATCATCTAATGGAACATTTGTATCGGTATCTAGGTGTAAACCTGTACCACCAATGAATTTTCCATTCCAATACACTGCGTCCGCCTGGCTGATTTGTCCTAGGCGTAACGTTAAATTTCTTGATTTGAATTTGTTTTGGATGTCATCACTTGTGATGGTAATCTCTGTTCGATACCATCCATATCCTTTATACTTTTGTAAGTATTCAGAAAAATTGGGAAAATATAACTCACCATCCCCATCGGAAACCTTGTCCCATCCTGTTTGGATCTGAAAACCAGAAATCCAACCCGTTCGAACAGATTCCTCCAAAATTGGTTGAGCGTATGCAAAACGATGTGCTTTGATTTCCCCTTCATCTTCATCCAAATATATATCATCTTCGGAATTTTCCACCACCTGCGGGGAATCTCCTGGTTTAAAACTCCATTTGTGAATCTCTTTTCCAAAAGAAGATTCTGAACGTAAATCTAAGATTTGATTGGTGAGTAAAACTTGTGCCGACAAGGGCAAAAGACAGAAAAGGAATAGGAAAGATAAAACAATCCCAGAAAAGAATCTTTTCGAAAAAACCATGTCAGAAATCGTATTCAAAAGATAAGGAACTGGCAAGTAGAAAACATTGGACAAAGTCAAAGTAGAGGGACTCAATTCCGATTTTTCGGGCATAGTGACAGCACCTAACGGAAAAAAGGTGGACATTTTTTTTGTTCACCCAGGTGACGAACTAGTCGTTGAATATGTGAAACGAAGGCCACGTCAAAGATCTTTAAAAATTCACGAAATCATCAGAAATCACAATTGGGATTTAGTAAAATGTAATGTGTTTGGTAAGTGTGGAGGTTGCACAGGGCAACACATCCCGTACGAAACACAACTCGAGCTCAAATTCAAACCCATTTTAGACAGTTTTTCCAAAGATTTAGGAATCTCCATCAATCCCATTCAAAAATCAGAAATTTACGCCTATCGTTCCCGAATGGATTTTTCTGTTTTTCCAGGTCCTACGATTGGACAAAGACAACGTGGGAATTTTCGAAATGTAGTTCCCATACAGGAATGTTCCATCCAATCAGAATGGGCGAACATTGCCTTAAAAGACGTACAAAATGTACTCAATGAATTCCCTGAAATCATCTGGGACAGAAGATCGGAAGAAGGTGGCCTAAAGTATTTGACCATCAGAAAAGCACAAAATACGAAAGATGGAATATTGATTTTTACATTTACAGATGGTTTTGAATCCCACCCGCTCATGGAAAAGTTTCGTGAGAAATGTAAATCATCTCTGGGACAACCATCCCTCCTCTTTTGTTACAATCGACCCAAATCAGAAGTTTCAGCGGTGGGCCGTCCTGAAATCCTAAGAGGGAAAGCAAGTTTCACTGAAGTAGTTTTGGGACATCAGTTCGATGTTCCGTTTGATTCTTTTTTCCAACCGAATCCAAATGGATTTTTACCAATTTTAAATTTTATCAAAGAACGAATCCAGGCTCACCCAAACCAAACGTTGATCGATTTATTTTGTGGGAATGGTTTTTTTTCTCTGTTATACGGAGAACATTTTCAACGTATAGAAGGATATGAACTCACCGAGTCTTCGATCGAGATTGCTTCTAGATTATTTACTAGTACCTACCCGTCCAAATCACACCAGTTTCAAGTGGCAAATTTATTTCTTTCAACTGACTTATTAAAGAAAAAGGAAAATGCTACTCTGATCCTTGACCCTCCCAGAGCTGGTGCAGGAAAACTAGTCAACCATTGGATCAGAGATTTTGGTCCTGAATTCGTATTCTATGTCTCTTGTAATCCTTACTCCCAGAAAGAAGATGTTCGAAGTTTTTTATCTGCCTACGACTATGTTGATGGCATTCTGATTGATCCCTATCCACACACTCCACATACAGAATCCGTTCTTTTCTTTCGCAGAAAACAAAGATAAAATCCCTTTATCGATTTTCCAATTCATCCGAAAGGAATATTGAGGGAATCATGAAAAAACGGACATCGATTTTATTTTTCTGCATTGTCATCTTGGGACAAATCGGATGTGCGAGTGTTATGGTATCCAATTGGGCTCCAGACGAATCTAACTTTAAATCAAGACCAGTAAGAGTATTACTTGGTTACGCCAGTGATGAAGAAATCTTCAAAACATCAGGTGAGATCATTGTCAAAGATGCAAATGAACTAACCATCAAAAAAGCTTACGATTTTTTATCTTTAAATCCAACGGCGATCAAAGCTCCCATATCCATTCACAGTAATGCAGAGTGGATTGATTACAAAGGAGTGAGTTACCGAGGTTCCATTTTACTTAAACCGATCGGTGGAAAAGTATTCATCATTAATGTAGTTCCCGTTGAATTGTATCTTTTATCTGTTGTCCCTTCAGAAGTGAGTGCCTCTTGGCCAAAAGAAGCACTCAAGGCACAAGCGATCTGTGCGAGAACTTATGTTGTCAAAGAAATGTTAAACCGCAAAAAACAAGAGTTTGATGTTGATACTTCCACAAACACACAAGTTTACAAAGGGAAAAACAAAGAACATAAAAATACAACGGAAGCAGTCTTTGAAACAGAAGGTTTAATACTCATACACAAAGGCCAACCGATTCAAAGTTTTTTCCACTCAAATGCAGGTGGATATACGGAAGATCCAGCAAATGTTTGGGGTAATCCAATTGAATATTTAAAACCAGTCCCTTCTGAATATGATAAAGATGGAGACCAATATTCTTGGGAAGAAAAGTGGAAAACCGACTTTATCAACAACAGCTTACGAGATTTAGGCGTGGGTGAGATCCAAGATATAATCGTTGCAAGTCGATTTCCAACTTCACGAGTCAATGAATTAGAAATCATAGGAACATCCGGAACCAAAAGAATCAAAGCCACTGAGTTTCGTAAGAAAATGGGAGCCACAAAACTCAAATCAACCAGATTTGGAATTCGTAAAGAAGATTCTGGAGACTTTTATGTCAAAGGATTAGGCTCAGGACACGGTGTAGGGATGTCACAATGGGGAAGTTTTGCCATGGCTAAAAGCCAATTCAACCATAAAGAAATTTTACAGCACTACTTCAAAGGAATCGAATTCGCAAGAATCGTTGCCAGATAAACGCTAGATTTTGGTTTCCAACGTCAGAAGATTTTAGATTCTGACGAAAGGTTTCAAAATATATGGCTACACTGGAAGAATATCTATCCCAAATCAAAGATCTGACGATCGTTCCGCCAGTCTTACTTTCCGTACTATCCCTAGATGATGATAATGAACTTTCTTTTGGTGAACTGGAAAAAAAAGTCCAATCAGACCAAGTGCTTGTAGCTCGACTTCTAAAATTGGCCAATTCACCTTTTTTCTCTCGTGGCAATCCAGTCGCCAATATGAAACAAGTGATCACACGTCTCGGATTCAAAACCGTTCGAAGTATGGTTGCAATGTCCATGACAGACTCACTTTTTAGCCAAGGTAATTATAAAAAATTTCGAGATGAAGTGTGGGACCATTCCGTTGCAAAAGGAATTTTCGCTCAGATTTTATGTGAAGAGAAAAAACTGAAAAAAGAAGCAGAACTTGCTATCACGTGTGGTCTCATGCAAGACCTCGGAAGAATTGTTTTAAACACAATTGATCGAAAAAAATATGTCGAAGTATTAACAGAATTTCAAACATCTGATACTAGTCTTTTATCCCTTGAGAAAAAAGCATTCGGAGTGGATTCCTATGAAATGGGAAATGCTGCCGCAAAACTTTGGAAAATGCCAAATATCATTATCTCTTCGATTGAAGATTTATCAAAACCAGTCAAAGAACAGTCAACTCTCGGACAAATCATTGGATTGGCAGGTGTGATTTCCAAACTGACAGGACACGGAAAACAAGAACCAAACACATTGGAAATATTTGAAGAGTATATATCCGTTTTACAACTTGAAATTGAAGATCATAAAATCTATCTAACCGCAAAAGACGAAAAACTGAAAACAAATGAATTGTATCAGTTTTGTAGTACGTTGTAGAAACGAAAAAGTATTAGATTGGCTTCACGCTGAGGATACGGTGTAACCCTTCTTTCCCTTTGATTTTGACCGGTTCCAATTCTTCATATCGATATTTTTTTGAATATTCTTCAGGGAGATGATTGTATAAACCCTCGGAAACGTACACGTGCATTGGTTTTGCCATCGATTCCAAACGACTGGCCATATTGACAGTATCCCCCACTGCAGTATAAGATAACTTTTGAAAAGAACCAACATTGCCGACAATTGCTTTTCCTGATGCAACACCAATTCCTATTTGAGGAGTGAATCCATAGATCTGGTTCCATTTTGGTTGCCATAACTCAAAAACTTGCAACATTTCCAATGCACAGTCTAAAGCATTTTGCCTGTGATCTTCCTGGAAAACGGGAGCGCCAAACAAACACATAATGGAATCACCAATGTATTTATCGATCATTCCACCATAACCTAAAATCACTTCCGTCATGGCTGTAAAATATTCATTTAGAAAAGAGATAACTTCTTCAGGCTTCATTTTTTCGGATAAGGTTGTATAACCCCGAATATCAGAAAATAATACGGATACTTCTTGCTCCCTTCCTTTTTGGTCTAGCGACAAAGTATTATTCATTAAACTTTCAACAATGATAGGATCAACATACATCCCAAACACGTTTTGCATTTTCTTTTTTTCGAACTCTAAGTTTAATTTTTCTTCATATTCTTTTTCGAGTTCTTTCTTAAACTTTTTCACCATCGTATTCAAATCTTGAATTTCCGATTGGTTCATACCGTAAAGGTCTTGAAAACGTTTCAAACTATCATCCATTTGAATGGATACAACTTTTTTGCGATAAATTTCTCTAAATAAATTTCGAAACCTATGTTCTAAAATATTTTTCTTTAACCTTCGTTTGCTGAAGTATTCATTGATTCCAAGCTGAAATGCATGAATCGGTAGTTGTTTACCTTCCGCTTTGGTAAAAACTACGACAGGAAGTTCGGATGGCCCAGCCATATCCATAATTTTTTCCAATATGTCTTCGGAAGATTCTTGTAATTCAGGAAATTGAATTTCCGTAATGAGAAGATCGTATTGAACTTTCTTAATTTCTTCGGCGCCGTTTTCAAAAACAGATCGCCAGGTCAAATCAATATAATCACCAAACCACTCGACTAAAAGTTGGGAAATAGTATCATACGATTTCTTTTGCGGTTCTAAAACCAACACTCTAACAATTTCTTCTTTTTCTAAATCCACGGTTCTTATGTTTCACTCTCTAAAAATTTCTGAAGTGCCTCTTGGAATTGGAAGGAAAATCTGCCTAAAAGCAAACGGAAAGCTTGTAAAATTACATCTGGTCTAGGGGGATCTCCTGAAATAAAGAGGTCTGGTTCCTTTGGTCTTTTGCCTAATGGGAAAAGTCCACCACTCACTGCCTCCGTTCCGCAGGCAATCAGAGCTTTGGGTTCGCTCATCACATCCCAAGTGGTTTGCAAAGGTGCCTCCATATTGGCACTGATGGGGCCAGAATAGACAATAGCATCCGCGTGTTTCGGACTTGCAACACAACGAATTCCCTCACTTTCGGAATCAAACACAGAATTGAAGGATGCATTGAGTTCCGATTCCACTGTATTGTTTCCGCCTGCAGCTACTTCCCGATACAAAAACCCACGTTTTTTGGATAATGTTCGAAACCTAATTTGATTCTCCGTAAGCGAGCGATTTTGCCTCGGGATTGGGAGCAATTTTCCATTTTGATAGGAAATGTAAAAATCCTCGCGGTGTAATGTGAATGTGTATAGAAATCCTGAATTCCGAAGTTTACCGTCAGGGCAAATATTCACGCAAATCCCACATTGTAAACATTTGCCATAATCAAAATCCAAAAGGTCATTCCCTTTCTTTTGAATGGTTTGCGTGGGACAATTGGTCTCACAGATGTTACAAGCTCCACACTCCTTTTCCCAATTTTTTGTTGGAACTGGTATACCACGATTTGTGGGATGGACATTGGACACTTTGTCAAAGTTGAGTGTGTTTTTTTTCGAGAAAAATTTTCTAAATTCAAAAAGAAAACTCATAAGTCAAATCCAACATAACTTAAATTAAATGATTTATTATTCAATGGGAAATCACCGACCTGTTCACCCCGAACTGCTAACTCAAGTGCATGCCAATTCAAAACCGAGGGGTCACGAATATAAGAATTGGTAACAGTCCCTTTTTCATCGAAATGAATAGCCACAAGTAATGGTCCTCTCCATGCTTCGACGGATGAGTAATACACTCCCGGTTTTATTTTGGAATTAGAAACAATTTGATGAACATTTAAACTCTCTTTTCTCCATAACTTCTCCCAATCCAAATCTTGAATGATCGTTTCGATCCAAGATAGTGATTGTTCAATTTCAGAAAAGCGAATGTACATTCTTGCCCAAACATCACCGTTAAAATGATGGTGCTCTTCGACTAAAGGAAGTGACTTCCAATTTGGATAGTCTGAATCATTTAATCGTAAATCTTCGTTTACTCCGGCCATCCTAGCAACCATACCAACAAATCCAAATTTGTGTACATCAGACTCAGAAATGAAACCACAACCTTGCATCCTTTCTTTTAACGTTGAAATGGATAGAGCCCTTAGAATCTGAGGACGAATTCTCTTTTGGTATACGTTCTTTAATTGTTGGAAAGATTCTTTTGCTTGTTTCCAAGTGATACGTTGATTTAACTCTAACCGTCCTGGCCGAACAACTGATTTACCAAACCGATGCCCTGTCCATGTTTCCATAAGACCAAGGGCAGCTCCCCGATCGGTCACGCAAACTCCATACAATGGATAATAACCAATATCTTCCGAAATTCCACCCAAGTCACCGATGTGAACTGCGATTCGTTCTAATTCAACAAGAATGGAACGAAACAAACGAATTTCTTTCGGAACTTGAAGTTCGTATAGTTCTTCGAAAACTTTGGAAAAAGCCAAACCATAACCAATGCTAGTATCACCTGAAATGACATCCGCATATGGCATCACTTGGTTTATAGACTTATCATTTATGAGTTCTTTGATACCTCTTTTTTGAAAACCCAATCGAATTGTTAAATGAGAAATGACTTCACCATCAACAACAAAACGAAAGTGACCAGGCTCAATGATACCAGCATGGATTGGACCTACTGCATGCGAATAATGACCTTCGGAAAACGGTACTTTTAGTCCATGGTAGAATAAATCTCGAATGATACCCGTTTTCTGATGTAAGGATAAGTTTTTTCCTCTTTGGTCTGTTAAATAATCCTCTTCTTTAAATCCAGAATAATCTTCCGGACCCATATCTTGACCAAAAGAATGTCGAACCAACCAAACTGGGTATTTTGGATCTAAAAGAAAATCAATATTACTTTTTTTAGAAGTTTGTTCTTCCATTATCATTTTTTGATTTTGTAAGAAAAAATCGTAATAAATGCCGTTAAAATTGGTAATTCCAGTGATCTTATTCATAAATATTTTCCAAGCAAAGTAAACATTCCAAGGAGGCCAACCACCAACGTTACAAACAAACTAAACCAAAAAATATAAAAACGTGTTTGCAGAGTTCCATACAATTCATGTTTAAAATTTCTATTTTGTAATCTGATCATGGGTAAAACTTTATTAAGCGCTACAAAGAAGAAAACAGCACCAAGGATTGGGAAAACAAAGAGATAAAACTGTTTTTCTAAGATCGCAATTTCAATAATTTTCAAATCCAAAACAAAAACGGGAGAAAGAGGGAATACAAAAGCAACTAACAACGCAAGTAGATACACGTACAAAGCTTTATGACTTATGTTGGCACCTTCCAATATCTTGGAAATATGGCGTTTCCCTGCGTCCATTCTTAAAATTCCCATTGAAAGAAAGATGAGTAACTTCACAAGAATGGTTGTGGAAAGTAAAAAGTAAAAAATTTCGTCGGAGATATCTAACCATAAAAACAAAGTCAACATTCCCGTGTGAAACAAAGCAACCTTAGCAGAAATTCTACGAATATCATCTCTAGAGACCAACATAAACGTTGCATATAAAATTGTTAAGATTCCAATTAACAATAAACCATTAGAGGCATTGATAAAATGTGGATTTAATTCATTCTCTAACTTAACTAAAGGACGAATGGCAAGCACCACACTCACTGGAACAAAAGAAGCAATCAAAGAAGAGATCTGACTTGGACTTTCAGCATATGTATCACCTACCCAAAAATGATTTGGCACCAACCCCAACTTTCCACTGTATCCATAAATTGTTAACAGAATACCTGTTTCGATAAGAAGTCCTGATTGACCTTCCAACCCTAGTTTCAAGGAAGCAAAATCCAAATTTTGCAGAGGTGTCGAAGCAAAAAGGAGTATAACAATACCTAAAAAAGCTAAACCAAGGGAATACGAATTGATTAGTAAAAATTTCCATCCAACATGAAAGGATCGTTCTGTTCCACTGGACGAAATCAAAAGTGCACCAAACAAGGTAGATGCTTCAATCAATATCCACTTTAATACAATGTTATCAGTAAACCAAGAGTAAAACAAAACTGCAAAAAAACATATCTTAAGGAGACTCCATAACCAAATTCTAGTTTGTCCTTTTGTTGGCGCAAACACGGACACAAAAAAAATCACAAAAAAGGTTATAATTCCGGAAAGATAAAATACTGTGGGCATCATAACTTTCGTTCCTTGATATGCATATGCGGAGAAAGTTGTAAAATTCCGCCAGAGACGATTACGAGAATTGCATCCAAAAATGAACCAAACTCCAAACCAAATGGTAATCCTTTATCCAAAACCATGGTCAAAACAAAAATACCGTTTTCAAAAACGCAAAAGCCAGCAATCAATGCTAACCAATTTCGTCTAACAACAAAACACAAAATCCCAACATAAACTAATAAAATTACATAAATCAAACCAATTTTATGAACAGGTATTGACAAAAGTGATACACCTTCCGTGATTTTCACTGCCAAAACCAAACCAAGAACCATAAATAGTAATGTTGCCAAATAACCAAATCTAGGAGTTGTACTTTCGTTCATCTTAGATTTGTTGGCTGTCCAATTCAATATCCAAGGAGTTAATATTGCTTTAAATAGAACAACAAGAGAAATTAATGAAATCGCATGTTCCCAATCACCTTCATGGGTCTGCACGACTGGAAAAATCAATAAAAATCCTTGTAAACTCAGAAATACAATAATATGACTGAGACGATTTTCAACTAATACTACGATACCAGTTAACAACAATAATAAATAAACAAAATCATATATCATATATTATTCCTAAGAGAGTTTCACCAATGTTCCTAAAATCAAAATCGCAATGAAGGTTAAACCCATAAATTCTGGTATCCATGTCCACTTACGGCGAACACTATTTGCTTCCCAAAAGCCAATCACAATCGCCAGAAAAATTACAGCAGGCAAAATTAAGAATTCACGATTCAAACCATCGAGAGAATTCGTTCTGAATATTTTTGAATGCTCCAAAGCAAGTTTTACTAAAAAAACCAATAAGGCAGAAAGTTTTACTGAACTTGCTAACTCGAAGAATGCCATTTGCCTTCCAGAAGCCTCTAATATCATAGCTTCGTGAACCATCGTTAACTCTAAATGCGTTCTTGGATCGTCAAAGGGAGGCTTTGCTAACTCTGCTAATATCGCAATAAAGGAAAGAATGAGAAATAATGATCCAATGAGGATTCCTTGCGGAGTCTCTGATATTTCAATATGTGATTGTGCAGCGAGTATCATTAAAATAAATGTTGGCTCCACCATTACAGATAACAATATTTCTCGACCTGAAGCCATTCCACCAAACGATGTTGCACCTTCCATTGCAAATCCTATATAAGCAAACCGATAGAGTGCCAAAAAGAACGGAATAAATATAAAAGGAGCCCATTCAAATAGAACTAGCGTCCAAATCATTAATGACGAAAACAAGGCAACTCTCGGAGCTATATGGGATAACGAAGAAACGTTATTGTGCAGAACAGGTACTTTTAAATAGAATTTTTGAAATTCTAAAAAAAACTGAATGATTTTAGGTCCTTTCCTTCCTTGTGTAAAAGCCCTCACTTTTCGCAAAATGCCAGTTAGCAAAAAAGGCAAGACAATAAATAGAACAAACAAATAAGTTAGGTATATATAATGATCCATTTTTTTATCCTTTAAAATTTCCTAGGATCAATAAAGAAAAGATGAAAATTAAAAACATAGAGGAGATTGCAAGATATTTACTTATATCCTCTTCCTTTGCCTGATTTGTAGATGAAACAAACCTAGTTCCAACACTAAAGATAGAAACAAGAAATGAAATTAAAATCTGATCAACTTTTGAATCACCATCTTTATTGATAAAATATCTACCAAGAGAATTATGCAGTGGTTTTGAATACACCGATGGTGGCACAGAAAGTTCATGACCACTATATCCTCCACCACAATCCCAACTTTTCTTTTTTAATGAATTTAACCTCTTCTGATTCCACTTATCATACAAAATAAAGGCTGATATGATTAAAATAGATATCAATGATACAATCGTCATCTGCTGAAACCATTCTATCAATAACACGTCGGCAAAAGGACTGAGCATTGGCAATTGTATGAAGAAAGGTAAAAAAAGAGGAAAGCCTAAGATGACGATAGCCAAACTCGTTAAAGACACATACAGCCAACGTTTTTGATAAATTCCAAATGGAATCATATTCATTTTTTCATTAGGCATAGATAAAAACATATTCATATATAACTTAACATGAGTAAATCCACCTAACACAATCCCAAAGAATATAAAGATCATCGATGGAAGTAGAAAAACAGATCTACCGATTGGTAAATCCAATATTCGGGCATTCAAATAGAAGTAAGTCGCCTCAGAAATAAAACCCAAAGTTCCAGGTAAGACTGCATAACTAAATGTCCCCGCACCCAATAATAACGGAGACAAACCTAAAAGTCGCCCAATTCCTTTTAAAGAATCACTTGAACTCGAATTTACTAAACGAGACACCATACCGATTGAAAACAGCTGATAGGTTTTAGAAAAAGAATGATGAAATAAACTCAAAAAAAACAAGATCCTAAAAGAATTACTCAAATTCATTAAGTCCAAATCACCAGAAAACTGGAACATACCAGTAATTATCAAACATAACCATAAAAAATTTAACGATTCTATGGAACTATAAGCTAATGATATCTTTGGATCTTTATGAAAAAAACTCGTTATCCCTCCAAAAAATATTCCAATAGCAGCTAATGGAAATAAAACTTGATAGATGATCGGATCCAATTGATTTGGAAGCACATATCGGTAATACAATAAGAGAGGAAAAATTTCTAAAACTCCAGCAAAAGCTCCAAGAGCGTGAGATGGGCCACCTTCATTTACTTTCGGTAACCATATATGGAAACCAGAAAAACCAGATTTGATCAATAAACCGATTAACAATAATATTACGCCTATATTATCTCCATCAGGTAACATTACCCAGGCAGATAAAAATAATGCAGAAATTCCAGAGGCTAAGAGCAAAGAACCTAAACTTTCAATTTGTTTTTTGCCATATTCTGTTCCGGAATAAATCAAAATTGTCGAGAAAGAAGTGATTTCTAATGCGATCGGTAATAACAACGATTTTCCAGAAAGATAACATAAACCCAAAGCAGACCAGAAGATCGCATAACCTAAAGTTACTTTATTTTTTTCTTTCGGTTCATAAGACTGAACAAGCATAAAGGAAGAGAATCCAATGTATGCTTGAATCACAAGTCCAACTAAAATCGGGAAATCAACCGACAATATATCTTGATTCGTGCTTAAAAAAATAACAAGCGGGGAAAGTGCCGCAATACCTACTAAGATCGACCGTAGAATCGACTTCTTTTTATCCTCTAACATAAACTACCTCAGAATTAGAATTCAAGGA containing:
- a CDS encoding proton-conducting transporter membrane subunit, which produces MLLPIALEITSFSTILIYSGTEYGKKQIESLGSLLLASGISALFLSAWVMLPDGDNIGVILLLIGLLIKSGFSGFHIWLPKVNEGGPSHALGAFAGVLEIFPLLLYYRYVLPNQLDPIIYQVLFPLAAIGIFFGGITSFFHKDPKISLAYSSIESLNFLWLCLIITGMFQFSGDLDLMNLSNSFRILFFLSLFHHSFSKTYQLFSIGMVSRLVNSSSSDSLKGIGRLLGLSPLLLGAGTFSYAVLPGTLGFISEATYFYLNARILDLPIGRSVFLLPSMIFIFFGIVLGGFTHVKLYMNMFLSMPNEKMNMIPFGIYQKRWLYVSLTSLAIVILGFPLFLPFFIQLPMLSPFADVLLIEWFQQMTIVSLISILIISAFILYDKWNQKRLNSLKKKSWDCGGGYSGHELSVPPSVYSKPLHNSLGRYFINKDGDSKVDQILISFLVSIFSVGTRFVSSTNQAKEEDISKYLAISSMFLIFIFSLLILGNFKG